Proteins co-encoded in one Paraburkholderia edwinii genomic window:
- a CDS encoding UDP-N-acetylmuramoyl-tripeptide--D-alanyl-D-alanine ligase yields the protein MSERGKAMFSLSEAAALIPGATVLGDGSVTFDRVSTDSRTTGPGDLFVALKGERFDAHDFLTDVASRHVNAALVTRSPGDWRVPALRVADTRVALGALARGWRRKFTMPLVAVTGSNGKTTVKEMISSIFAAEVGEASRLATAGNFNNDVGVPLTLFRLSEAHRLAVVELGMNHPGETQLLAKLAEPTVAVVNNAQREHQEFMATVEAVALEHASVIHALTPDGIAVFPADDVYAGIWRVAATGNNVIDFALNTDECMTEAAVTGRFDGRTLRIDTPQGRIDATLQVLGAHNARNALAATAAALAAGVSLDAIKRGLESFGAVKGRLQVKRAVLGALAGATVIDDTYNANPDSMRAAIDVLATRPSPRVLVMGDMGETGDEGPAFHREIGAYAKECGIDALYAMGDASRDACAAYGPKAQHAADPAALVAQLQQAGFTATATFLVKGSRFMQMERVVDALTSPQTNAAGDSPAAH from the coding sequence ATGAGCGAGCGAGGTAAAGCGATGTTCTCGCTGAGCGAAGCCGCCGCGCTGATTCCCGGCGCAACGGTGCTCGGCGACGGTTCCGTCACGTTCGACCGCGTGTCGACCGACAGCCGCACTACGGGCCCCGGCGATCTGTTCGTCGCGCTCAAGGGCGAGCGCTTCGACGCGCACGACTTCCTGACCGATGTCGCGAGCCGTCACGTGAACGCGGCGCTCGTCACGCGCAGTCCCGGCGACTGGCGCGTGCCTGCATTGCGCGTGGCCGATACGCGCGTCGCGCTCGGCGCGCTTGCGCGCGGCTGGCGCCGCAAGTTCACGATGCCGCTCGTCGCGGTCACGGGCAGCAACGGCAAGACGACGGTCAAGGAAATGATTTCGTCGATCTTTGCGGCAGAAGTGGGCGAAGCATCGCGCCTTGCGACTGCCGGCAACTTCAACAACGACGTCGGGGTGCCGCTCACGCTGTTCCGCCTGAGCGAAGCGCACAGGCTCGCGGTCGTCGAGCTCGGCATGAATCACCCGGGCGAAACTCAGTTGCTCGCGAAGCTCGCGGAGCCGACCGTCGCAGTGGTGAACAACGCGCAGCGCGAGCATCAGGAATTTATGGCGACCGTCGAAGCGGTCGCGCTCGAACATGCGAGCGTGATTCACGCGCTTACGCCCGACGGCATCGCCGTGTTCCCGGCCGACGATGTCTATGCAGGCATCTGGCGCGTCGCCGCCACCGGCAACAACGTGATCGATTTCGCGCTGAATACGGACGAATGCATGACGGAAGCGGCCGTCACGGGCCGCTTCGACGGCCGCACGCTGCGCATCGACACGCCGCAAGGCCGCATCGATGCGACGCTGCAAGTGCTCGGTGCGCACAACGCGCGCAACGCGCTTGCCGCGACGGCGGCCGCGCTTGCCGCGGGTGTGTCGCTCGATGCGATCAAGCGCGGTCTCGAATCGTTCGGCGCGGTGAAGGGCCGCCTGCAGGTCAAGCGCGCGGTGCTCGGCGCGCTCGCGGGCGCCACCGTAATAGACGACACCTACAACGCGAATCCCGATTCGATGCGCGCCGCGATCGACGTGCTCGCGACGCGGCCGTCGCCGCGCGTGCTCGTGATGGGCGATATGGGCGAAACCGGCGACGAAGGTCCGGCGTTTCATCGCGAGATTGGCGCGTACGCGAAAGAGTGCGGCATCGATGCCCTGTACGCGATGGGCGATGCATCGCGCGATGCGTGCGCCGCGTACGGTCCGAAGGCGCAGCACGCGGCCGATCCGGCCGCGCTCGTCGCGCAATTGCAGCAGGCCGGTTTCACGGCGACGGCAACATTTCTGGTGAAAGGCTCGCGCTTCATGCAGATGGAGCGCGTGGTGGACGCCTTGACAAGTCCACAAACCAATGCGGCGGGCGACAGCCCCGCCGCACATTGA
- the mraY gene encoding phospho-N-acetylmuramoyl-pentapeptide-transferase, translating to MLLALAQWLQNDASFLRVISYLTFRAVAATITALLIGLVCGPWVIRKLTQMKVGQAVRKDGPQSHLVKSGTPTMGGVLILIGIAVSTLLWADLTNRFIWIVILVTFGFGLIGWVDDYRKVVYKDPRGMSSREKYFWQSVIGLFAAVYLAFSVSEASNVRVFDLFMAWVRSGLSMGLPARADLMLPFLKSISYPLGVWGFIALTYLVIVGASNAVNLTDGLDGLVIMPVVLVGASLGVFAYVMGSSVYSKYLLFPHIPGAGELLIFCSAIGGAGLAFLWFNTHPAQVFMGDVGALALGGALGTVAVIVRQEIVLFIMGGIFVAETLSVMLQVTWFKYTKRRYGEGRRIFKMAPLHHHFELSGWKETQVVVRFWIITLMLCLFGLSTLKLR from the coding sequence ATGCTACTGGCGCTGGCGCAATGGCTGCAGAATGACGCAAGCTTCTTGCGCGTGATCAGTTATCTGACTTTTCGCGCGGTCGCAGCGACGATTACCGCGCTGCTGATCGGGCTCGTGTGTGGTCCGTGGGTGATCCGCAAGCTGACTCAGATGAAGGTTGGCCAGGCGGTGCGCAAGGACGGCCCGCAATCGCACCTCGTCAAATCGGGCACGCCGACCATGGGCGGCGTGCTGATTCTGATCGGCATTGCCGTGTCGACGCTGCTGTGGGCGGATCTGACCAACCGCTTCATCTGGATCGTGATTCTGGTGACGTTCGGCTTCGGGCTGATCGGCTGGGTCGACGATTACCGCAAGGTGGTCTACAAGGATCCGCGCGGCATGTCGTCGCGCGAAAAGTATTTCTGGCAATCGGTGATCGGCCTGTTCGCGGCTGTTTATCTCGCGTTCAGCGTGTCTGAAGCGAGCAACGTGCGCGTGTTCGACCTGTTTATGGCGTGGGTGAGAAGCGGTCTGTCGATGGGCCTGCCCGCGCGCGCCGACCTGATGCTGCCGTTCCTGAAGTCGATCAGCTATCCGCTCGGCGTCTGGGGCTTTATCGCGCTCACCTACCTCGTGATTGTCGGCGCGAGCAATGCGGTGAACCTCACCGACGGTCTCGACGGCCTCGTGATCATGCCGGTCGTGCTGGTCGGCGCGTCGCTCGGCGTGTTCGCGTATGTGATGGGCAGTTCGGTCTATTCGAAGTATCTGCTGTTCCCGCATATACCGGGCGCTGGCGAATTGCTGATTTTCTGTTCCGCGATCGGCGGAGCGGGCCTTGCGTTTCTCTGGTTCAACACGCACCCCGCGCAGGTGTTTATGGGCGACGTCGGCGCGCTGGCGCTCGGTGGCGCGCTCGGCACCGTCGCGGTGATCGTGCGCCAGGAGATCGTGCTTTTCATCATGGGCGGCATCTTCGTCGCCGAAACGCTTTCCGTGATGCTGCAAGTCACGTGGTTCAAATATACGAAGCGCCGTTACGGCGAAGGCAGGCGCATCTTCAAGATGGCGCCGCTGCATCACCACTTCGAGTTATCGGGGTGGAAAGAAACACAGGTGGTCGTGCGTTTCTGGATCATCACGTTGATGTTGTGCCTGTTCGGTTTGTCCACGCTCAAGTTGCGCTAA
- the murD gene encoding UDP-N-acetylmuramoyl-L-alanine--D-glutamate ligase: MFGEKFRDRQKPMVLVLGLGESGLAMARWCARHGCRLRIADTREVPPNLSALEAHQVDADFVGGAFSTVLLEGVELVAISPGLSPLAADLLPLISAARERDIPVWGELEFFAQALKTLGESGYAPKVIAITGTNGKTTTTSLTGLLCARAGKKVAVAGNISPAALDKLSEAIDNTALPEIWVLELSSFQLETAHTFAPDAAVVLNITQDHLDWHGGLDAYAAAKGRIFGANTVRVLNRDDARVMALAPAAADSAAPIVTFGLNEPANDGDYGLLRENGMVWLVEGEDRDAAEELKTSRRRKAESTTPPNITLKRLMPADALRIRGLHNAANALAAFALARAIGLPGAPLLHGLREYRGEPHRVELIASVDGVDYVDDSKGTNVGATVAALDGLAQRVVLIAGGDGKGQEFDPLAAPVTRWCRAVMLIGRDAPRIREALADTGIALADHATLEEATRAAAALAQPGDAVLLSPACASFDMFKGYAHRAEVFHSTVEEIAAERGTMI; this comes from the coding sequence ATGTTCGGCGAGAAGTTTCGGGATCGGCAAAAGCCGATGGTGCTCGTGCTGGGGCTCGGTGAATCGGGCCTCGCGATGGCGCGCTGGTGCGCGCGGCATGGTTGCCGCCTGCGCATAGCCGACACGCGCGAAGTGCCGCCGAATCTGTCCGCGCTCGAGGCGCACCAGGTCGACGCCGATTTCGTCGGCGGCGCGTTTTCGACGGTGCTGCTCGAAGGCGTCGAGCTCGTCGCGATCAGCCCCGGGCTGTCGCCGCTTGCCGCCGATCTGCTGCCGCTGATTAGCGCCGCGCGCGAACGCGACATTCCCGTGTGGGGCGAACTCGAGTTCTTCGCGCAGGCGTTGAAGACGCTCGGCGAAAGCGGCTACGCGCCGAAGGTGATCGCGATCACCGGCACGAACGGCAAGACCACGACGACGAGCCTCACCGGTTTGCTCTGCGCGCGCGCCGGCAAGAAAGTCGCGGTGGCCGGCAATATCAGCCCTGCCGCGCTCGACAAGCTGAGCGAAGCGATCGACAACACCGCGCTGCCCGAGATCTGGGTGCTCGAACTGTCGAGCTTCCAGCTCGAAACCGCGCATACGTTCGCGCCGGACGCGGCCGTGGTGCTGAACATCACGCAGGACCATCTCGACTGGCACGGCGGGCTCGATGCGTATGCCGCCGCGAAAGGCCGCATTTTCGGCGCGAACACGGTGCGCGTGCTGAACCGCGACGACGCGCGCGTGATGGCGCTCGCGCCAGCCGCGGCAGACAGCGCCGCGCCCATCGTCACGTTCGGCCTGAACGAGCCGGCGAACGATGGCGACTACGGGCTACTGCGCGAGAACGGCATGGTGTGGCTCGTCGAAGGCGAAGACCGCGACGCCGCCGAAGAACTGAAGACGTCGCGCCGCCGCAAGGCCGAAAGCACGACGCCGCCGAACATCACGCTGAAGCGCCTGATGCCGGCCGACGCGCTGCGCATCCGCGGCTTGCATAACGCGGCAAACGCGCTGGCCGCCTTCGCGCTGGCGCGCGCGATCGGCCTGCCGGGCGCGCCGCTCCTGCATGGCCTGCGCGAATACCGCGGCGAGCCGCATCGCGTGGAGCTGATCGCGTCGGTGGACGGCGTCGATTACGTCGACGACAGCAAGGGCACGAATGTCGGCGCCACGGTGGCCGCGCTCGACGGTCTCGCGCAGCGCGTCGTGCTAATCGCAGGCGGCGACGGCAAGGGCCAGGAATTCGATCCGCTGGCGGCGCCGGTCACGCGCTGGTGTCGTGCCGTGATGCTGATCGGTCGCGACGCGCCGCGTATTCGCGAAGCGCTCGCCGACACCGGCATCGCACTGGCCGACCACGCGACGCTCGAAGAAGCGACGCGCGCGGCGGCCGCGCTCGCGCAACCGGGCGACGCGGTGCTGCTGTCGCCCGCGTGCGCGAGCTTCGACATGTTCAAGGGTTATGCGCACCGTGCCGAGGTGTTCCACAGCACGGTCGAAGAAATTGCCGCCGAACGGGGGACGATGATATGA
- the ftsW gene encoding putative lipid II flippase FtsW, which translates to MSWSERFGSRLSGQRGSVTAGKVGGATSGAASGRGITGGLASAVNGVRPLRSRMLDYDHSLLWVVVALLGLGVVMVYSASIAMPDSPKYASYRDYAFLVRQILYVFLGGVIGIVAFRIPISTWDKYAPKLFLIALVALVIVLIPHVGKGVNGARRWIPLGITNMQPSEVMKLAVTIYAANYTVRKQEYMHSFAKGFLPMGFAVGVVGMLLLLEPDMGAFMVIAAIAMGLLFLGGVNGKIFGGLVATAVGTFTLLVWASPWRRERIFAYLDPWDDRYAQGKAYQLTHSLIAFGRGEWFGVGLGGSVEKLNYLPEAHTDFILAVIGEELGFVGVMVVILLFYWIVRRAFEIGRQALALDRTFAGLVAKGIGIWFGAQTFINMGVNLGLLPTKGLTLPLVSYGGSGILLNCLAIAVLLRVDYENRVLMRGGKV; encoded by the coding sequence ATGAGCTGGTCGGAACGCTTCGGATCACGCCTCTCGGGCCAACGCGGCTCGGTCACCGCCGGAAAGGTCGGGGGCGCAACGAGCGGCGCGGCTTCGGGCCGTGGCATCACGGGCGGCCTCGCTAGCGCGGTCAACGGCGTGCGGCCGCTGCGCTCACGCATGCTCGACTACGACCATTCGCTGCTGTGGGTGGTCGTCGCGCTGCTCGGTCTTGGCGTCGTGATGGTGTATTCGGCGTCGATCGCGATGCCCGATTCGCCGAAATACGCGTCGTACCGCGATTACGCGTTTCTCGTGCGGCAGATTCTGTACGTGTTTCTCGGCGGTGTGATCGGCATCGTCGCGTTCCGCATTCCGATTTCGACGTGGGACAAGTACGCGCCGAAGCTCTTCCTGATCGCGCTCGTGGCGCTCGTGATCGTGCTGATTCCGCACGTCGGCAAGGGCGTGAACGGCGCGCGCCGCTGGATTCCGCTCGGCATCACGAATATGCAGCCGTCGGAAGTCATGAAGCTCGCCGTGACGATTTACGCGGCGAACTACACGGTGCGCAAGCAGGAATACATGCACAGCTTCGCGAAGGGCTTCTTGCCGATGGGCTTCGCGGTCGGCGTGGTCGGCATGCTGTTGCTGCTCGAGCCGGACATGGGCGCGTTCATGGTGATCGCCGCGATCGCGATGGGCCTGCTGTTCCTCGGCGGCGTGAACGGCAAGATTTTCGGCGGGCTGGTGGCCACCGCGGTCGGCACCTTCACGCTGCTCGTGTGGGCATCGCCGTGGCGCCGCGAGCGGATCTTCGCGTATCTCGATCCGTGGGACGACCGTTACGCGCAGGGCAAGGCCTATCAGTTGACGCACTCGCTGATCGCGTTCGGCCGCGGCGAGTGGTTCGGCGTGGGCCTCGGCGGCAGCGTCGAAAAGCTCAACTATCTGCCGGAAGCGCACACCGACTTCATCCTCGCCGTGATCGGCGAGGAACTCGGCTTTGTCGGCGTGATGGTCGTGATCCTGCTGTTCTACTGGATCGTGCGCCGCGCGTTCGAGATCGGCCGCCAGGCGCTCGCGCTCGACCGCACGTTCGCGGGGCTCGTCGCGAAAGGCATCGGTATCTGGTTCGGCGCGCAGACGTTTATCAATATGGGCGTGAACCTCGGTCTGTTGCCGACCAAGGGTCTCACGTTGCCGCTCGTCAGCTACGGCGGCTCCGGCATTCTGCTCAACTGCCTCGCAATTGCCGTGCTGCTGCGTGTCGATTATGAAAACCGGGTGCTGATGCGCGGAGGGAAGGTATGA
- the murG gene encoding undecaprenyldiphospho-muramoylpentapeptide beta-N-acetylglucosaminyltransferase: MTRLATDPRTLMVMAGGTGGHVFPGLAVAHQMQAWGWRVVWLGNPTGMEATLVPKHGVPIEFVRFGGVRGKGIKTKLMLPVNLLRACSESLSVLRRVKPDVVLGMGGYITFPAGVMTWLSGRSLVLHEQNSIAGLANKVLAKLAKRVLVAFPNALPNAEWTGNPIREELARVPAPEARYALRSGPLNVLVVGGSLGAAGLNDVVPKALALLAPNERPRIVHQAGAKHIEAARANYAAAGIHAGISNGSATGDDVQLLPFIDDMTSAYANADLVICRSGAMTVAEIAAVGVAAFFVPFPFAVDDHQTTNAAFLAKNGAAVVVQQRDLSAQQLADWLRGQTRETLVEMAKHSRSLAKPDATEQVAQICATVAGFAHSAVPEGSQQ; encoded by the coding sequence ATGACGCGACTCGCGACCGATCCGCGCACGCTGATGGTGATGGCCGGCGGCACCGGGGGACATGTGTTCCCGGGGCTCGCCGTCGCACACCAGATGCAGGCGTGGGGATGGCGTGTCGTGTGGCTCGGCAACCCGACCGGCATGGAAGCGACGCTCGTGCCGAAGCACGGCGTGCCGATCGAGTTCGTGCGCTTCGGCGGTGTGCGCGGCAAAGGCATCAAAACCAAGCTGATGTTGCCGGTGAACCTGTTGCGTGCGTGCTCGGAAAGTCTTTCGGTGCTGCGTCGCGTAAAGCCTGATGTGGTGCTCGGCATGGGCGGCTACATCACGTTTCCCGCGGGCGTGATGACGTGGCTGTCGGGTCGCTCGCTTGTGTTGCACGAACAGAATTCGATCGCGGGGCTCGCGAACAAGGTGCTCGCGAAGCTCGCGAAACGCGTGCTCGTCGCGTTTCCGAACGCGCTGCCGAATGCGGAATGGACCGGTAATCCGATTCGTGAGGAACTTGCGCGCGTCCCGGCACCCGAAGCACGGTATGCATTACGAAGCGGTCCTTTGAATGTGCTCGTGGTCGGCGGCAGTCTGGGCGCCGCGGGCCTCAACGACGTCGTGCCGAAAGCGCTTGCGCTGCTGGCGCCGAACGAAAGGCCGCGCATCGTGCATCAGGCGGGCGCAAAGCATATCGAAGCAGCGCGCGCGAACTACGCGGCAGCTGGTATTCACGCAGGTATCTCTAACGGAAGCGCAACCGGAGACGACGTGCAGCTGCTGCCGTTTATCGACGACATGACCAGCGCGTACGCGAACGCGGATCTCGTGATCTGCCGTTCGGGCGCGATGACGGTCGCCGAAATCGCGGCTGTCGGGGTCGCGGCGTTCTTCGTGCCGTTCCCGTTTGCCGTCGACGATCACCAGACGACGAACGCGGCGTTTCTCGCGAAGAACGGCGCGGCTGTCGTCGTGCAGCAGCGCGATCTGTCGGCACAGCAGCTGGCTGACTGGCTGCGCGGTCAGACGCGCGAAACACTCGTCGAAATGGCGAAGCATTCACGGTCGCTCGCGAAGCCCGATGCGACCGAACAGGTGGCGCAGATTTGCGCAACCGTAGCGGGATTCGCGCATAGCGCGGTCCCGGAAGGAAGTCAGCAATGA